TCCAAAATATGTCATAgtggatgaagccaaggcgtGGGTTCCGAGCTGTAACGTGAGTTGGGAGCGATGGTTTGAGGGATGTGTCGAGCTGGAGGGCGACGTTGTGGACAAGCTGCTCACTTTCCACGCTCGAGTCTGGGGAGCCAGAGTTGACAAGATGAGGGCAACAAACAACGATAATATCGAATTGGCAAGGAGACAGAGAATTACGGCAAATAGGCACCGAGGTGGGGATATcgatgacggcgttgatgaagACGTTGAGACTTCAAGCTCATCGCCTCTTaatggagaagacgatgacagTTCAGCTACGCAGTGCATTCACTTCACTGCCGTTGCACCAACGCCAGCCATCTTTCTCCCATCACCGCATCATCGAAATCCTCGATTCAGattctttccctttcccttcttttctcagtCCAATCCGCCCATGACGCCTCTCAACGCCGCGCTTCTGACTCTGTTTGCAAATGCTCGCCACGACATTCATCTCGTCACGCCGAATCTCACATCGTGGCCCGTGATAGATGCTCTGCTAGAAGCAATCTCTCGCGGAGTCAACGTACATGTGCGTACAGGCCGCAATATGATGGTCATTGAGCAGCTTGTTACTGCTGGTACAACAACATCGTGGTGTATCCGGCGGTTTGTCAAAAAGTACAAAGCTCTGTGTAAGAGATCTCAGCGGAATGATCCAGAGGCCCAATCAGTGGCGCCAGGACAGCTGGAGATACTCTACTATAAGCAGCTCAGTGACCGCGCGAATCTCGAGGATGAACCTGTCTTTGCCCATTTTAAGATGACAATGGTGGACGACGAGTACTTGGTGCTGGGCTCGGGCAACATGGACAGGGCTAGCTGGTGGACGAGCCAGGAGATTGGCGTGCTGTTTTACATGCCGGGATTTAGAGAGAGGAGAGTGTGGGAAAGTGTGCTTGAGAGGAGAGCAGAGGTTGTATTTAGCAGCAGAGGCTGATTGTTTACTAGGTTGGAGTATCTGGTTGGATATCAGCGCGATATGTATTTTCAGAATACCCTGAGTTTCATCGTCATGGCGGAGATCTTGTCGctcctctttttctattttgttttattctatttttctttatttctaTTATTCAGTAATGCGCTTATGCAATCAAACATCTTGAGCCTTGACTCTCTCAAAGACGTTGACAAACTCCATGGCGTCCTGAGCACCGCTCAACCTGAACTTGCCCTGAATCGTGTAATCCGGCACGCCACTGATGCCCCTGAACCGCGCAGTTCCAGCAGACATGTCAACCTCCTCGCCTCCCTCATCACTCTCCACAATAGCCTTCTTAAACTCCGCCTCAGGGATACCCGCTCCGACGGCAACGTCTTTCAGGACATCGTGATCAGTAATGTCCTTTTCATTCTCAAAGTACGCGGCAAAGAGCCCGTCAACGACCTTGAGCTCCGTCTCATCGCcgtgcttcttggccaggtGAATCAAGCGGTGCGAGTCTCGCGAGTTGCCAACCCTACCGCCGAAACGAAagttgatgccaatggccTCGCCAACTCCGCGAAGGCGATCCTGGATCATGGCCGTCCGCTCGGGGCCAAAGCGCTGCACATAGTAGCCCTGCTTATCAATGCTCTTGCCAGGACCCCGAGGGGAGTCTGGGTTTAGCTGGAAGGGGGCATATTTGACCGAGAAGGTGTCGGTGGATGAAGGATAGCGCTGCTGCCAGATTTGCTGGGCTCGCTGGACTTGCTTGCGGCCAACGTAGCACCAGGGGCAGACGGTGTC
Above is a genomic segment from Trichoderma breve strain T069 chromosome 6, whole genome shotgun sequence containing:
- a CDS encoding PLD-like domain-containing protein, giving the protein MSQPLEFPSSFVTPWKDLLLSHQHERSKDSPNYHDPEAIDSLLTTSTPKLLYVGTGHSIFTRAILPAIASAKHSVHFVTCYWAASPSLDGIRQTLIQLAEARSRPGDPLPTLHINIGFSSWGLFQKLFHTSAPEGCVYPPSKWAKLGLPDEETLRKGGIEMTVKSLFFTPLSVMHPKYVIVDEAKAWVPSCNVSWERWFEGCVELEGDVVDKLLTFHARVWGARVDKMRATNNDNIELARRQRITANRHRGGDIDDGVDEDVETSSSSPLNGEDDDSSATQCIHFTAVAPTPAIFLPSPHHRNPRFRFFPFPFFSQSNPPMTPLNAALLTLFANARHDIHLVTPNLTSWPVIDALLEAISRGVNVHVRTGRNMMVIEQLVTAGTTTSWCIRRFVKKYKALCKRSQRNDPEAQSVAPGQLEILYYKQLSDRANLEDEPVFAHFKMTMVDDEYLVLGSGNMDRASWWTSQEIGVLFYMPGFRERRVWESVLERRAEVVFSSRG
- a CDS encoding DSBA-like thioredoxin domain-containing protein, with translation MTHFRIDVVSDTVCPWCYVGRKQVQRAQQIWQQRYPSSTDTFSVKYAPFQLNPDSPRGPGKSIDKQGYYVQRFGPERTAMIQDRLRGVGEAIGINFRFGGRVGNSRDSHRLIHLAKKHGDETELKVVDGLFAAYFENEKDITDHDVLKDVAVGAGIPEAEFKKAIVESDEGGEEVDMSAGTARFRGISGVPDYTIQGKFRLSGAQDAMEFVNVFERVKAQDV